Proteins found in one Aneurinibacillus uraniidurans genomic segment:
- a CDS encoding ABC transporter substrate-binding protein, translating to MMRAKKSLVSMLLMLMLVFLAACGGGDKQVSGEKKTDANKKPVNIGITQIIEHPALDATREGFIQALKENGYADANIDYQSAQGDQSTVASIAQKFAADKKDAILAISTPSAQSMIKATKGTDIPVFFGAITDPISAKLVDNKDKPGHNVTGASDTHPEAIGKMFELIKGLYPNTKTVGVIYNSGEANSVVNVKKAKESMNGMGMKTIEANASNTSEVKQAVDSLVGKVDVIYVPKDNTAVAAIKTIVQVSEKNKIPLFVGETDSVRAGGFAGFGIDYKDHGYQLGLMAIKVLKGEAKPGDMPVEYPKELKLVVNKEAAANEGIDLAKFKPILDKYNATYVEKTEKK from the coding sequence ATGATGAGAGCAAAAAAATCACTTGTCAGTATGCTGTTGATGCTTATGCTCGTGTTTCTTGCTGCCTGTGGTGGTGGGGACAAGCAGGTATCTGGAGAGAAGAAGACAGATGCGAACAAAAAGCCTGTGAACATTGGGATTACCCAAATTATTGAACATCCAGCTCTTGATGCTACGCGCGAAGGCTTCATTCAGGCCTTAAAAGAAAATGGATATGCGGATGCTAACATTGATTATCAATCTGCACAGGGGGATCAAAGTACAGTAGCATCAATCGCTCAAAAGTTCGCAGCCGATAAGAAGGATGCGATCCTAGCAATTTCTACACCGAGTGCGCAATCGATGATAAAAGCGACAAAAGGAACGGATATTCCGGTATTCTTCGGGGCGATTACCGATCCGATTTCAGCTAAGTTGGTAGATAACAAAGATAAGCCGGGACACAATGTCACAGGTGCTTCTGACACACATCCAGAAGCAATCGGTAAGATGTTCGAATTAATTAAGGGATTATATCCGAATACGAAAACTGTAGGTGTGATTTATAACTCTGGGGAAGCAAATTCTGTTGTGAATGTGAAGAAAGCTAAAGAGTCCATGAACGGAATGGGCATGAAGACAATAGAAGCAAATGCTAGCAACACATCTGAAGTGAAGCAGGCAGTGGATTCTCTTGTTGGTAAGGTTGATGTGATTTATGTACCGAAAGATAACACAGCAGTAGCTGCGATCAAAACGATTGTACAAGTAAGTGAGAAAAATAAAATTCCGTTGTTTGTTGGTGAAACAGATTCCGTTCGTGCAGGTGGATTTGCTGGCTTCGGTATCGACTATAAAGACCACGGCTACCAGTTAGGCTTAATGGCGATTAAAGTTCTGAAAGGCGAAGCAAAACCTGGTGATATGCCGGTTGAGTACCCGAAAGAGTTGAAGCTTGTTGTTAATAAAGAAGCGGCAGCGAACGAAGGAATCGATCTAGCGAAATTTAAACCAATTCTTGATAAATACAACGCAACGTATGTAGAAAAAACAGAAAAGAAATAA